The DNA segment CAGGGCCTCGCCGGGCTGGAGCCGGACGTGGTTGAGCAGCATGGCCGCGATCACGCCGGGGTCGCCGGGGTAGTCACGGGCCATGTCGGCGTACGGGGTGTACGGGCCGCCGAGGCGGGCGCAGGCGGCGGTCGCCTCGGTGACGGTGTCGGCCATCTCCGCGCGGTCGGCGGTGAGGATCGCGGTGAGGACCTCGCGCAGGGCAGCGTCCTCGGGCTGGGCGCGCAGCAGGTCGGCGTACGGCTTGAGGGAGCCGACGCCCAGGCCGTCGAGCAGGGCGGCCGCCTCGGCGGGGGCGCGGAAGCCGCACAGGCCGTCGAACTCGGTGAGGGCGCAGATGAGTTCGGGCTTGTGGTTGGCGTCCTTGTAGTTGCGGTCGGGGGCGTCCACGGGGACGCCCCGGCGCTCTTCCTCCGTGTAGCCCTCGCGTGCCCGGGCCAGGTCGGGGTGGACCTGGAGGGAGAGGGGGGCGCCCGCGGCGAGGATCTTGAGCAGGAAGGGCAGGCGGGGGCCGAACTTCGCCACCGCCTCGGGACCCAGTTCGAGCTCCGGACCGGCGTCGATGACCTCCGTCAGAGTGCCGCGCGGGGTGCGCGAGGGGGCGCCGGGGTGGGCGCCCATCCACATCTCGGCCTGCGGTTCGCCGGTGGGCTCGGTGCCCAGCAGCCGCGGGATGGCGGTGGTCGAGCCCCAGGCGTAGGGGCGGACGGTGTTGTCGAGGCGGTCCATGTGTCTTCTCTGTCTCCGTACGGGCGCCGCGCGCGGGTGCCCGGGGTCAGCTCAGGCGCCGGCGGCGAGCGCCAGGTAAACGGCGGCGAAATCGGTGACGGCGATCAGGTCGGCGAGGGTCTCCAGTTCGCCGCCCTCCTCCGGTTCGAGTTCGCTGATCGGGGTGTCGTGGCCGAGTGCCAGGTCGCGGGCGGCGGGGGCCGCGGTGAGGCCGCCGAGGGGGCGGTCCCGGAGCAGCACCACGCGCGCGTGCATCGCGGGCGCCTCCTCGACACGGTCGCGGAAGAAGTCGTCCGGGTCCGCGCGGGCGGCCAGCGGGCCGGAGAGCAGCGCCTCGTGCGCGGCGAGCGCCTCGGGGAGTTCCGCCACCAGGGCGGGACGGCCCGCGAGTTCGGCCAGGGCGGCGGCGAAGCGGCGGCCCGCCGGGCCCGCGGAGGTGCCCTCCGTCCAGACGACGGGGAGGGCGTCGGCGAGTTCGGCGGCGAGCGTCTTGGCCGCGTTGCCGTAGGTGGCGATCGCGGGGCCGCAGTGCTCGGCGACGTGGTCGAGGCGGTCGGCCACCTTCTCCAGCGCGTCGGGCCCGGCGCTCAGCAGGCCGACACGGTCCAGGAGGGCCAGCAGCGGGGTGAGCAGCGCCCAGAAGACGCCGGAGGAGGACGCGGCGACGGGCTCGCCCTGGTCGTACGGGGCGGTCGCCATCGGGATGAACATGCCGTGCGCGCCCGCGACGGCCTCCGCGAGGGGGGTGCCCGCCGGGGCGACGGCCACCACGGAGCAGCCTCTGCGGTACGCCTGTTCCGCGAGGAGGCCGAGGCTCGGTTCGCCGCCGTCGGGGGTGGCGATCAGCAGCAGGTCCACGGAGCCGGCCCAGCCGGGCAGTTCCCAGCGCAGGGCGCCGGGGGCGGGGGCCACTCCGGTGGCCTCCAGGCGGATCACCGGGCTGCCGGGGCCCGCCAGGGTGCCGAGGAGGTCGGCGGTGTGGGTGGCGGCGGCGCCGGGGCCCGCGATCAGTACGGCGCGGGGGCGGCCGTCGGGCTGGAGCGCGCCGACTCCGGCCTCCACGGCGTGCCGGGCCGCCGTACGCACCCTCGCGCCGGCCTCGGCCGCGCCGCGCAGCAGCCCTCGGCGGTCGGCCTCGGCGAGGCCCTCCGGGGTGTCCAGGAGCGATTCGTCGAGCATGAGCGGGGTGCCTCCGGTCGCCGGGGTCCTACTGCGCGGGGTGTGTCGGCGGTGCGTTACGCCGGGCGGCGGGCCTCGTCGACCAGGAGGACGGGGATGCCGTCGCGGACGGGGTACGCCAGGCCGCAGTCCTGACCGGTGCAGATCAGCTCCGCGTCCTGCTCCTTGAGGGGGGCGTGGCAGGCCGGGCAGGCCAGGATCTCCAGGAGACCGGCTTCGAGCGGCATGGGGGGTCCCTTCGGGCGGAAACGAGGTGCTGGTCAGGGTACCGCGAGTCGCTCCGCGGGTTCTTAGGGATCTTTCCCGCTCGGCCTATGCGCGGATGATCGCCAAGACCTCGTCCCTGATCCTCGTCATCGTCGCCTCGTCCTTCGCCTCCGCGTTCAGGCGGAGCAACGGCTCCGTGTTGGAGGGGCGCACGTTGAACCACCAGGTGGGGGTGGAGACGGTCAGGCCGTCGAGCTCGTCCAGGGTCGTGTCGGGCAGGGCCTCGTACGCCGTGCGGAGGGCGTCCAGGCGGGACTGCTGGTCGGTGACCGTGGAGTTGATCTCGCCGGAGCCCGCGTAGCGGTCGTACTGGGCGGTGAGGGTGGAGAGCGGGGTGGGGTGGGTGCCCAGGGCGGCGAGGACGTGGAGGGCGGCCAGCATGCCGGTGTCCGCGTTCCAGAAGTCCTTGAAGTAGTAGTGGGCGGAGTGCTCGCCGCCGAAGATCGCGCCGGTACGGGCCATCTCCCCCTTGATGAAGGAGTGCCCGACGCGGGTGCGGACCGGGGTGCCGCCGTGCTCGCGGACCACCTCGGCGACCGTGCGGGAGGTGATCAGGTTGTGGATGACCGTGCCCGTACCCCCGTTGCGCGCGAGTTCGCGGGCGGCGACCAGGGCGGTGACGGCGGACGGGGAGACCGGGTCGCCGTTCTCGTCCACGACGAAGCAGCGGTCGGCGTCGCCGTCGAAGGCGAGGCCGATGTCGGCGCCCTCCTGCACGACCCGCTTGCGCAGGTCCACGATGTTGGCCGGGTCGAGCGGGTTGGCCTCGTGGTTGGGGAAGGTGCCGTCCAGCTCGAAGTACATCGGCACGACGGTCAGCGGCAGCCCCGCGAGGACCGTCGGGACGGTGTGGCCGCCCATGCCGTTGCCCGCGTCCACGACGACCTTCAGCGGGCGGATCGCGGTCAGGTCGACCAGCGAGCGCAGGTAGGCGGCGTAGTCGTCGAGGGTGTCGCGCGCGGTGAGGATGCCCGGCGCGGCGGCCGGGGCCGGGGCACCCGTCTCCAGCCACCGCTCGACCAGGGCGCGGATGTCGGCGAGCCCGGTGTCCTGGCCGACCGGGGCGGCGCCCGCGCGGCACATCTTGATGCCGTTGTACCGCGCCGGGTTGTGCGAGGCGGTGAACATCGCGCCGGGCAGGTCCAGCGCGCCCGAGGCGTAGTAGAGCTGGTCCGTGGAGCAGAGGCCGATCTCGGTGACGTCCACGCCCTGGTTCAGCGCGCCGCGCGCGAAGGCGTGGGAGAGGCCGGGCGAGGAGGGGCGCATGTCGTGGCCGACGACGATCGCGGTCGCGTCCGTCACCTCGGCGAAGGCGGCGCCGAAGAGTTCGGCCAGGGCCTCGTCCCACTGGTCGGGAACGACTCCGCGCACGTCGTACGCCTTCACGATCTGCGACAGATCTGCCACGGCCGGCCCTCCTGAAAGTCCATTGGGGGCCCAAAACTACCCGTTGGGGTGCGTGGCTGCGGGGAGGGTGGCTCAGTTGTCGGGCGAGCGGAGGACCCGCAGGTGGCCGCGCCGGGCGACTTCCATCGGGTCGGCGGTGCGGGCGCCGCCCGCTCCGGCCGCGCGCTCCTGCGGACGGGCCGCCTCGCGGACCGCGTTGGCCAGCGCCTCCAGGTCGTCGCCGCTGGGGCGGGCCGGGGCGGAGCCGTCGAGCAGCCGGACGACTTCCCAGCCGCGCGGGGCGGTGAGGCGCTCGGAGTGCTCGGCGCACAGGTCGTAGCAGTGGGGCTCGGCGTAGGTGGCGAGGGGGCCGAGGACCGCGGTCGAGTCGGCGTAGACGTACGTCAGCGTCGCAACGGCGGGTCGGCCGCAGGCGGTGCGCGAACAGCGACGTACAAGGCTCACGATGTTGGACGGTACCGCACTCTTGAGCGGGCCGCGACGACTCTCCACCAGGTCACTGTCCCGTGTCGTGGCACGCGGGGCCGCGTGAGCCCTCTCGGGGCTCCTCCGGTGCGCGCGCCGGGCGAGGGTGCATCCGGTGATGATCCGGGACAAAGTCCGGCGGGCGGCGTCGGTTCTCGGCCACCCGGCGCGTCCACCGTGGCCGGAACCGTCGGGCGGGGGCGGGAGACGACTGAGCGAACACCGGGAGAAAAGTGCGCGAAGAGGCCGGGGAGGTGATGCGAAGGGACGGTCGCACGGGCGGGGAACGGGCGGCCCTCGCGTGGAACCGGGCGCCGGGGACGGGCGGGGACTACGCTTCTGCGGTGATGGACGACCGTGTACCGCCCCGTGCCGCAGGTCCCCGACCCCGACGCCGTGATCGACACGGGCGGGGCATGCGGGGCCCCGTCGCACCGCCGCAGGTGCCGCTGGCCGCCAGCCGCGCCGAGCTGTTCGCGGACCTTGTGCGCGACTCCGTGGAACGGCTGGAGCGGCGCTGGCAGCAGCTCGCCGAGGTGGAGTTCCTGGTGATGGAGGTGCCCCGCCTCGAGGGCACCGGTGACGAGCCGTGGGGCGACGAGGGCGTGCCGCTGGGCGGGATCATCCCCGCGCGGGACGGCCGCCGGGCGCGCGTCGTGGTCTACCGGCGGCCGGTCGAGATCCGTACCAAGGGGCGCGACGAACGCGCCGAGCTGGTGCACGAGGTGGTCGTGGAGCAGGTCGCCGAGCTGCTGGGGCTGACCCCGGAGAGGGTGGACCCCCGGTACGGCGAGGAGTAGCGGGCGGCCGTCCCCGAGGGCGGCCGCCCGGCGCCCGCTCTACCGCTGGAGCACCGACAGGTCCTGCTCCGCGCGCGGCACCGCCACCAGGCCCCGGTCGCTCGGGAGGGTCTGGATGGTGAAGCCGGGGACGCCGTCGGAGGAGCCCGTGAGCATGCGGGCGGCGTAGACCGGGCCGCCGGAGACGGGTTCCACGGTCAGCGCGTAGGTGCCCTTGCCGCCCGTGGGAGCGCTGATGTCCTGGCTGGTGCCGCCCTTGACCGTGTACGTCTTCGTCGCGGGCGATCCTCCGCCGCTGCCCGCCGAGGCGGTGACCTTGACGGTGGCGGTGGCCGTGGGCGCGGTCAGGGACAGGGTGGTGCCCTTGGCGCTGTTGTCGGCGGCGGTGGCCCGGCGGCCGACGGGGGCGGTGGCCGGGATGTACGCCGTCTCCTGCGCGCTTCCCTTGCCGCGCACCACGCGCAGCGCGGCGACCACGGGGACCGCCTTGTCGGTGGGCGTGAGGAGCAGCGAGCCCGGCTCGCCCCGGGTGACCGGGCCGAGGTCGACGGCGCTGGTCATGCCCGCCTTGACGTGCACGGTCTCGTTGCCCGCCGGGGTGATCGAGCCGTCCGGGGAGGCCAGGCGGACCTTGAGGTCGGCGTCGTCGTCGCCCGGGGTGAAGGCGACCAGGCGGACGTCGGTGGCGTCCTTGGGGATGCCGGGCAGGACCAGGCTGCCGGCCGGGTCGGCGGCCGCGGGCAGCCAGTCGCCGCCGCCCGCGTCGTCCTGGGCCTGCACGGTGGCGCCGACCCGGCCGCTGCGCACGCCGACGTGCACGGTCAGGTCGGTCTGCGCGTCGTCGGTGAGCGTGGAGAGCAGCACCGGCTCGCTGGAGTGCGGGGGCACGGTGATGCCGTCGGTCACCGTGGTCTTCACGGCGCCGGACTTGCCGTACAGCTTGATGTCGACGACCGCCGCCGCGTCGTCGGGGTTGGTGAGGTGGACGTAGTCGGTGCGGCCCTTGGCGGTGCTGGCGCCGGGGAACCAGAAGTCGGTGTCGGCGGGGGTGCAGGTGACGCCCTGGAGGCCGCTTCCGGTGCCCGCGGCGATCCGGGTGGTCTCCTGGACGGTCCAGCCGGGCGCGTACTTGCCGTCGGCGGTGCCGATCAGGGCGGGCGTGTCGCTGCCGGAGGTGTCGCCCACGGCCGGGGTGCCCGGCGGCTTGGGGGTGAGCACCGCCTTGTCCTTCTTCGCGGCGCCCTTGCCGCCCTTGCCGCCGTCGGCCGACTGCTCGGCGGCCGCCTCCAGCGCGGCCTTGCCGCCGCTGTCCGCGCCCTGGGTGACGGGCGTGAACGAGGTGTACGCGGTGTCGGCGATGTCGGAGAAGCTCGGCGCCGGGCACAGCAGGCCGGTGCGCTCCACGGGCCGCTCGGTGGCGCTGCCGGCCGCGTCCGTGCCGGGAGCGGCGGGCGGGTCGAAGGCGGCGAACCCGGTGACGGCGGCCAGGGCGACGGTGCAGGTGATCAGGGACAGGGTCGTGCGGTTCACTGCTGGCTCCCGTCGTGGCGCTCACTGCCGTCGCCGTAGGGCGGCTGCTGGGCGGGGTCGTAGCCCTGCGGGTGCGCCGCCGGGTCGTACGGCTGCTCCTGCTGCGCTCCGTACCCGTAGGGGTCGTAGGGCTGCTGGCCGTAGGCATCGGGGTGGTACGCGCCCTGGTCGTACCCGGGGTGCTGGTACGGGGCCTGGTAGGGGTCGGCGGGGTAGGCCGCGTACTCGGGGTCGGCGTAGGTGTTCGTGCCGGTGTCCCAGTCGGCGTAGGGCTGTTGGTGCGGGATGACCGGCTGCTCCTGCTGTCCGTACGGCGCGGCTTCCGGCTCCTCCTGGGGGGCCTCCGGGACCTCTGCGGGCTCGCCGGTCTCCGCGGCCTCCTCGGCCTCGGCCTCGGCCTGGGCGCGCAGGCGGCGGGCGCGGCGGCCGTCGCCCTCCATGGCCTGGGCCGGGATCGGCTGCTCCTCCTCGGGGAGGTCGTCGTCGACGTCGCGGCGGCGGCCGGGCAGGGCGAGGACGACCAGGAGGACGGCGAGCGCGCCCTGCACCCACAGCCAGACGGTGTGGGTGAACGGGGCGTCGTAGGTGACGTCCAGCTTGCCGCCGCCCGCCGGGAGTTCGAAGCCCTGCGCCCAGCCGTCGACGGTCTTCGGGGTGAGCGGCTTGCCGTCCAGGGTGGCGGTCCAGCCGTCGGAGACGGCGTCGGCCAGGCGCAGCACGCGGCCGGCCGAGCCCTGGGGGACGGTGGTGTGGATCTCCACCGGGCCCGCGGCGACGGCCTGCGGGGTGCCGGAGCCGCCCGCGCCGATCAGGGTGGCGCGGGAGACCTCCCGGTTGACACGCCACAGGGCGTTGCCGTTCTGCTGGCTGAGCCGGTTCAGGCCGGGGGTGGCGTCCAGTACGCGGGTGATCTGGCGGGGGGTGCCCTGGTGGACGAGGACGTAGCGGACGGCGAAGCCGCCGAGCTGGCCGGTCTGGTCGGCGCCGGAACCGGCGACCAGGTTGGCGACGACCTTGTCCAGGCCGGTGTCGGAGCCGTCGGCGGCGGCGATCTCGCCGTCGCCCATGCGGGCACCCGCGCCCCGGACCAGGGTGTAGCGGACCCGCGCGGTGGAGTCGCTGTCGAGGACCAGGGTGCGGGCCTGGTCGCGGGTGCCGGCGTCCTCGGCGACGAAGGCGGGCACCTGGGCGGGGTCGCGGCGCTCCAGGGGGCCGTCGGCGCCCCGGAACATCCAGCCGGCGGCGGCGACCACCGGGCCGACGGCGCAGGCCAGCGCGATCAGCGCGGCGACCGGCTGGCGCCAGCCGAAGCTCTGCTCGGCCACCCGCGCGCGTGCCCCGTCGGCACCGAGCGCGGCGGCGGCCAGCAGGGCGATGCCGTAGACCAGGGTGGCCGGGCCGGCCCAGGCGGAGCGGTTGGCCAGCACCGCGAGCAGCAGCCCGGTCAGCGCGACGGCCCAGGCGGCGCGGATGCCCAACTGGCGCTCGGAGCGCAGCAGGGCGGCCAGCGCGGCGAGCACGATGCCGATGAACAGCAGGCCGGTCAGGGTGCCGGGCCCGCCGGGGCTGGTGCCCAGCAGGTCGGAGGCGGAGGCCGCCGAGGCACCGAAGTCCAGCCCGGCCTCGGTGAAGAAGCCGGTCGGCAGCAGGGTCAGCGACCAGGGCGCGAGGACCAGCAGCGGGGTGCCGAGCTGGGCCAGGAAGCGCAGGAGGTACGGGACCGGCTCGGAGCGGCGCAGCACGAGCACGCCGATGCCGAGGACCAGCGCGGCGGGCCAGACCACGGGGGTGAACGCGGTGGTGATGGTCAGCAGCAGCGCGTACGCCCAGGTGGCGCGCCAGCTGCCGCGCCCCCCTGACGGGTGCGCGAGGCCGGCGGCGGCGACGCCCGCGCGGGCGATCAGCGGCAGCAGCACGGCGAGTACGGCGGTGCCGATGCGGCCCTGCGCCAGCGCGCCCGTGGTGGCGGGCAGGAAGGCGTACGCGACGGCCGTCCAGGCGCGCAGCAGCCGGGAGCTGACGAGGGGCCGGGAGGCGAAGTAGGCGGTGAAGCCGGCCAGTGGCACCGAGCAGACCAGCAGCACGGTGACCGCGAGCCCGGTGGAGCCGAGGAAGAGCGAGGCGAGCGTCGCCACCACCGCGAGGTAGGGCGGCGCGGAGGTGGTGCTGCCGGCGCCGACCGGGTGCCAGGCGTCGGCGAAGCCGGCCCACAGGTCGCTCGCGCCGGGCGGGACGGGCAGCAGCGCGCCTCCCGCGAGGGCGCCGCCGCCGAGCAGGGCGCGGCAGGCGGCCAGGGAGATCAGCAGCAGGGCGAGGAAGAGCACCGGGCCGGGTTTGCGGGCGATGCGCTTGAGCCGGGCGAACTGCTCGATCTCCAGGAAGTCGGCGTCGTCGCCGCCGGGTCCGGACTCGACCGCGCTGCCGTGGCGGCCGGCCGAGGTGTCGACGTCGGAGTTGCTGGAGAAGTTGGCGGCGACCTGCTCGGCCGTGGCGCGGATGGTGGCGCCGGGCGGCGGGAACAGCTGCCGCAGTTCGTCCTTGTCGAGCTGGGAGGGGCCGCGGCTGCGGCGGGCGGCGAGGATGCGCTCGGGGCGCAGCAGGACGCCCAGCAGGCCGCGGATCTCGTCGAGGGCCTGGCCGGGCACCTTGCCGACGAGGTAGGCGAGGGTGCGCAGCACGGTGCCGACGACCAGCCGGAGCAGCACCCAGGGCAGCGCGGCCGTGCGGGTGTTGGCGAGCAGGGTGTGGACGGCACCGGCCTTGTCGACCTTGTGCGGGGAGGCGGTGGTGCGGCCCGCGCAGTCGACGGCGCGGCGCTCGCGGGAGGCGGCCTCCGCGTGCCGGACGACGGCGTCGGGGGCGATCAGGACGCGGTAGCCCTCGGTGTGGGCGCGCCAGCACAGGTCGACGTCGTCACGCATCAGGGGCAGCCGGCGGTCGAACCCGCCGAGCCGCTCGAAGACGTCACGGCGGATCAGCATGCCCGCGGTGGAGACGGAGAGCACGGTGCGGACGTGGTCGTGCTGGCCCTGGTCCTGCTCGCGGCGGTCCAGACCGGTCCAGCGGCGGCCGGAGTTGGCGATGGAGACGCCGACCTCCAGCAGTTGCCTGCGGTCGTACCAGCCGCGGAGCTTGGGGCCGACCACGGCCACGTCGTCGCGGCCGAGTTCGAGTTCGTTGTCGACGACCCGGAGCAGCTGGGCGAGCGCGCCGGGTTCCGGGGCGCAGTCGTCGTGCAGCAGCCAGAGCCACTGGACCGGCTCGCCGTAGGGCAGTTCGGGCAGGTCGTAGGCGTCGTCGCGCCAGGTGCGGGTGGCCGGGTCCCAGCTGTTCGGGCGCCTGAGGTAGGGCAGGTCGTCCGGGGTGAGGACGGGGGCGAGGCGGGTGGCCTCGTCCACGGCCTGGCCGAAGCCGGTGCGCCGGGCCAGGTGGACCACGGCCTCGTCCCCCAGGGTCTCGGCGACCAGTTGGGCGGAGTCGTCCGCGCTGCCGGTGTCGGCCGCCACCGCGTACTGCACGGGGCGCTCCTGACTCAGCAGCCCGGCGAGCGCGTCGGGCAGCCAGCGGGCGCCGTCATGGGTGACGAGGACGGCCGTCACCACATGGCGCGGGAACTCGGGCGTGGCAGCGTCGTGTTGGGCTGCCGTATGGCTGTGCACGGACATCGAGGTACGGGCCCCGGTTCGATGGACTGCGGTGGACGCCTGTGCCCATCAAGGACAACGGGGCGTCTCGGACGAGCGCCCACACTATCGGTCGGTCATGACGACGGCCCGCCGCCTGTGGACAACCCACGTGCGACGGGCCGTTCGCCCCGTATGTGCGTGTGCGCGGCGGCCGTTCGCCGGCCGTCGGCGCGGGCGCCGGTCAGACGGCGGCCTTCTTCAGACGGCGGCGCTCCCGCTCGGACAGGCCGCCCCAGATGCCGAAGCGCTCGTCGTTGGCGAGGGCGTACTCCAGGCACTCGGAGCGCACCTCGCAGGCGAGGCAGACCTTTTTCGCCTCTCTCGTGGAGCCGCCCTTCTCGGGGAAGAAGGACTCGGGATCGGTCTGGGCGCACAAAGCGCGCTCCTGCCAGCCGAGTTCCTCGTCCGCGTCGTCGACCAGCAGTTGCTCCACCAGCTCGGTCATGTGCGCCCCTCGTCTGTTCTTCACGTCCCCGTGCCTGGCCGGTCGCGGCCGAACGACACGAGTGAAATTACAAGTGTGCTGCTCCGAGCGAGTCAAGCCGAGATCTGCTATTGAGCCCGTTATTCACTCTGCGGAACCAAGGCCCTGCGTTAAGTGTTCAAATCGGCATAAACGTTCACGCACGACTGAGGACCCGAGGGGTGCCGCCCGGATGTGCGCCATGTGTCCCGAGTACCGGGTGCACAAACCTTTCGCCTGAGAGATGCACCGGATGAGGTGACGGACGTCCCTCGAACCGGGCCCCGAGTTGACAGCACAGGTATGAACCGCTGTCCTAGGGGGCATGCTCGCCGACTTCGCAGCCACGACGACCCGCACCGCCGGGTCCTTCGGTGCTGCCGGCGCGCGCTTCAGCTGTTGTTGCTGTCCCTGCTGTTGAGCCGACCGCGCTCCAGCGGACCCCGGGCCCACTCCGGCCCCGCGTGTCCCGCCGTTCCCGCACTCCTTCGGGGACACCCGCCCGTACGCCCGTGATCCGGGCCGGGGCCCAGCGACACCCAGCCACCGCCTCTCCGCCGAGGAACCCCACACCCCCATGAACAGCGACAA comes from the Streptomyces seoulensis genome and includes:
- the manA gene encoding mannose-6-phosphate isomerase, class I, giving the protein MDRLDNTVRPYAWGSTTAIPRLLGTEPTGEPQAEMWMGAHPGAPSRTPRGTLTEVIDAGPELELGPEAVAKFGPRLPFLLKILAAGAPLSLQVHPDLARAREGYTEEERRGVPVDAPDRNYKDANHKPELICALTEFDGLCGFRAPAEAAALLDGLGVGSLKPYADLLRAQPEDAALREVLTAILTADRAEMADTVTEATAACARLGGPYTPYADMARDYPGDPGVIAAMLLNHVRLQPGEALFLGAGIPHAYLDGLGVEIMANSDNVLRCGLTPKHIDVPELLRVVRFEASDPGVLRPEASPDGEEVYETPIDEFRLSRWVLPGETTRDLTLATPQILLCTAGSVRVGDHGLLPGRSVFVPAGEKVEASGEGTLFRATVIV
- a CDS encoding SIS domain-containing protein — translated: MLDESLLDTPEGLAEADRRGLLRGAAEAGARVRTAARHAVEAGVGALQPDGRPRAVLIAGPGAAATHTADLLGTLAGPGSPVIRLEATGVAPAPGALRWELPGWAGSVDLLLIATPDGGEPSLGLLAEQAYRRGCSVVAVAPAGTPLAEAVAGAHGMFIPMATAPYDQGEPVAASSSGVFWALLTPLLALLDRVGLLSAGPDALEKVADRLDHVAEHCGPAIATYGNAAKTLAAELADALPVVWTEGTSAGPAGRRFAAALAELAGRPALVAELPEALAAHEALLSGPLAARADPDDFFRDRVEEAPAMHARVVLLRDRPLGGLTAAPAARDLALGHDTPISELEPEEGGELETLADLIAVTDFAAVYLALAAGA
- a CDS encoding Trm112 family protein; amino-acid sequence: MPLEAGLLEILACPACHAPLKEQDAELICTGQDCGLAYPVRDGIPVLLVDEARRPA
- a CDS encoding phosphomannomutase/phosphoglucomutase, whose protein sequence is MADLSQIVKAYDVRGVVPDQWDEALAELFGAAFAEVTDATAIVVGHDMRPSSPGLSHAFARGALNQGVDVTEIGLCSTDQLYYASGALDLPGAMFTASHNPARYNGIKMCRAGAAPVGQDTGLADIRALVERWLETGAPAPAAAPGILTARDTLDDYAAYLRSLVDLTAIRPLKVVVDAGNGMGGHTVPTVLAGLPLTVVPMYFELDGTFPNHEANPLDPANIVDLRKRVVQEGADIGLAFDGDADRCFVVDENGDPVSPSAVTALVAARELARNGGTGTVIHNLITSRTVAEVVREHGGTPVRTRVGHSFIKGEMARTGAIFGGEHSAHYYFKDFWNADTGMLAALHVLAALGTHPTPLSTLTAQYDRYAGSGEINSTVTDQQSRLDALRTAYEALPDTTLDELDGLTVSTPTWWFNVRPSNTEPLLRLNAEAKDEATMTRIRDEVLAIIRA
- a CDS encoding DUF3499 domain-containing protein produces the protein MESRRGPLKSAVPSNIVSLVRRCSRTACGRPAVATLTYVYADSTAVLGPLATYAEPHCYDLCAEHSERLTAPRGWEVVRLLDGSAPARPSGDDLEALANAVREAARPQERAAGAGGARTADPMEVARRGHLRVLRSPDN
- a CDS encoding metallopeptidase family protein — protein: MDDRVPPRAAGPRPRRRDRHGRGMRGPVAPPQVPLAASRAELFADLVRDSVERLERRWQQLAEVEFLVMEVPRLEGTGDEPWGDEGVPLGGIIPARDGRRARVVVYRRPVEIRTKGRDERAELVHEVVVEQVAELLGLTPERVDPRYGEE
- a CDS encoding DUF5719 family protein, with translation MNRTTLSLITCTVALAAVTGFAAFDPPAAPGTDAAGSATERPVERTGLLCPAPSFSDIADTAYTSFTPVTQGADSGGKAALEAAAEQSADGGKGGKGAAKKDKAVLTPKPPGTPAVGDTSGSDTPALIGTADGKYAPGWTVQETTRIAAGTGSGLQGVTCTPADTDFWFPGASTAKGRTDYVHLTNPDDAAAVVDIKLYGKSGAVKTTVTDGITVPPHSSEPVLLSTLTDDAQTDLTVHVGVRSGRVGATVQAQDDAGGGDWLPAAADPAGSLVLPGIPKDATDVRLVAFTPGDDDADLKVRLASPDGSITPAGNETVHVKAGMTSAVDLGPVTRGEPGSLLLTPTDKAVPVVAALRVVRGKGSAQETAYIPATAPVGRRATAADNSAKGTTLSLTAPTATATVKVTASAGSGGGSPATKTYTVKGGTSQDISAPTGGKGTYALTVEPVSGGPVYAARMLTGSSDGVPGFTIQTLPSDRGLVAVPRAEQDLSVLQR
- a CDS encoding glycosyltransferase family 2 protein, which encodes MSVHSHTAAQHDAATPEFPRHVVTAVLVTHDGARWLPDALAGLLSQERPVQYAVAADTGSADDSAQLVAETLGDEAVVHLARRTGFGQAVDEATRLAPVLTPDDLPYLRRPNSWDPATRTWRDDAYDLPELPYGEPVQWLWLLHDDCAPEPGALAQLLRVVDNELELGRDDVAVVGPKLRGWYDRRQLLEVGVSIANSGRRWTGLDRREQDQGQHDHVRTVLSVSTAGMLIRRDVFERLGGFDRRLPLMRDDVDLCWRAHTEGYRVLIAPDAVVRHAEAASRERRAVDCAGRTTASPHKVDKAGAVHTLLANTRTAALPWVLLRLVVGTVLRTLAYLVGKVPGQALDEIRGLLGVLLRPERILAARRSRGPSQLDKDELRQLFPPPGATIRATAEQVAANFSSNSDVDTSAGRHGSAVESGPGGDDADFLEIEQFARLKRIARKPGPVLFLALLLISLAACRALLGGGALAGGALLPVPPGASDLWAGFADAWHPVGAGSTTSAPPYLAVVATLASLFLGSTGLAVTVLLVCSVPLAGFTAYFASRPLVSSRLLRAWTAVAYAFLPATTGALAQGRIGTAVLAVLLPLIARAGVAAAGLAHPSGGRGSWRATWAYALLLTITTAFTPVVWPAALVLGIGVLVLRRSEPVPYLLRFLAQLGTPLLVLAPWSLTLLPTGFFTEAGLDFGASAASASDLLGTSPGGPGTLTGLLFIGIVLAALAALLRSERQLGIRAAWAVALTGLLLAVLANRSAWAGPATLVYGIALLAAAALGADGARARVAEQSFGWRQPVAALIALACAVGPVVAAAGWMFRGADGPLERRDPAQVPAFVAEDAGTRDQARTLVLDSDSTARVRYTLVRGAGARMGDGEIAAADGSDTGLDKVVANLVAGSGADQTGQLGGFAVRYVLVHQGTPRQITRVLDATPGLNRLSQQNGNALWRVNREVSRATLIGAGGSGTPQAVAAGPVEIHTTVPQGSAGRVLRLADAVSDGWTATLDGKPLTPKTVDGWAQGFELPAGGGKLDVTYDAPFTHTVWLWVQGALAVLLVVLALPGRRRDVDDDLPEEEQPIPAQAMEGDGRRARRLRAQAEAEAEEAAETGEPAEVPEAPQEEPEAAPYGQQEQPVIPHQQPYADWDTGTNTYADPEYAAYPADPYQAPYQHPGYDQGAYHPDAYGQQPYDPYGYGAQQEQPYDPAAHPQGYDPAQQPPYGDGSERHDGSQQ
- a CDS encoding WhiB family transcriptional regulator, translated to MTELVEQLLVDDADEELGWQERALCAQTDPESFFPEKGGSTREAKKVCLACEVRSECLEYALANDERFGIWGGLSERERRRLKKAAV